One window of Mesotoga sp. BH458_6_3_2_1 genomic DNA carries:
- a CDS encoding alpha/beta fold hydrolase codes for MTRRVSLAVLLVVLLGGMLFATGSEYTVVKGDTLWEIGKAYGVDWKEIAELNGITDEFALQVGTVLKIPAAYTEISVMIPNIDHEIPAVICIPNGDGPFPLVVMLHGTGSDKSEAGGGYLLAAPALAEAGIASVRFDFIGNGESTADYINYNFTSAIDDTNIAFAYAASLPRVNGHRAGIMGWSQGGTIALLAAGQNPAYKSVLCWAGAPDLSGVGSLEAYEIAKQNGYYELTFDWRTPLKLGLQWFDEAYGTDVLQVFSNSSAPVLAINGAEDTTVDPVNARRIVDASRNSESKVLLIEGADHTFNIFTGDMTAFNQLIEATVDWFDKTL; via the coding sequence GTGACGAGGAGAGTTTCTCTAGCCGTTCTTTTGGTTGTGCTTCTTGGTGGGATGCTTTTCGCAACGGGAAGCGAGTACACTGTTGTAAAGGGAGATACTCTATGGGAAATCGGAAAGGCCTATGGTGTCGACTGGAAGGAAATTGCCGAACTTAATGGAATCACTGATGAATTTGCGCTTCAGGTGGGAACTGTCTTGAAAATCCCCGCAGCATATACAGAAATATCCGTCATGATTCCCAATATCGATCATGAGATTCCCGCTGTTATCTGCATACCCAACGGTGACGGCCCATTTCCGTTAGTTGTTATGCTTCACGGAACAGGTTCTGATAAGAGTGAAGCCGGTGGAGGTTACCTGCTGGCGGCTCCAGCGCTCGCAGAGGCCGGTATTGCCAGCGTTCGCTTTGACTTCATAGGCAACGGCGAAAGTACTGCCGACTACATAAACTATAATTTCACCTCAGCCATAGACGACACGAATATCGCCTTTGCTTATGCGGCGAGTCTTCCAAGAGTGAATGGTCATCGGGCAGGGATAATGGGCTGGAGCCAGGGTGGAACAATCGCTTTGCTCGCGGCAGGTCAGAATCCCGCTTACAAGTCCGTTCTCTGCTGGGCCGGCGCTCCGGACCTGTCAGGAGTTGGAAGCTTAGAGGCGTACGAAATTGCAAAGCAGAATGGTTACTATGAGCTGACCTTTGACTGGAGAACACCTCTTAAGCTGGGGCTTCAGTGGTTTGATGAAGCCTATGGTACGGACGTTCTTCAGGTCTTCTCTAACTCAAGCGCACCAGTGCTTGCTATCAATGGTGCGGAGGACACAACAGTCGATCCCGTCAATGCCAGGAGAATCGTCGATGCTTCTAGAAATTCTGAATCAAAGGTTCTTCTAATTGAGGGCGCAGATCATACATTCAACATATTCACAGGCGATATGACTGCCTTCAATCAGCTCATTGAAGCTACAGTCGACTGGTTCGATAAAACACTCTAG
- the lysA gene encoding diaminopimelate decarboxylase, giving the protein MIDFQKLANEFGTPLYVYDAQKIRKRIAKAKKVFEGLDAEIVFALKANNNPSLLKIMAEQEIGADVVSRGELLASKMAGMKRILWNGNGKTHEDIVHFTNQGLDIVCVDSLQELPLWDGVDVKKLLRVNPDVDARTHPHISTGLRAHKFGVPIEKVEGVADRIDGLHLHIGSQITDVEPFLDAYSKALECAKEFGFKYIDLGGGWGIDYEGEELDIEKLQKGIAKLFSDFEGKLISELGRYIIGPAGYLVTTVVSVKPSEKIFVVTDAGMNALIRPVLYDAHHRIQVLSGTSKSVTADVVGPLCESGDILARSRKIEVPIPGTAIVFENAGAYGFSMANNYNGMPLPAEVLVDGDSEKLIRRRQSIEELFTNVKM; this is encoded by the coding sequence ATGATTGATTTTCAGAAACTCGCAAATGAATTCGGTACTCCCCTTTATGTATATGATGCTCAAAAGATTAGAAAGAGAATTGCCAAAGCCAAGAAGGTCTTCGAGGGTCTCGATGCCGAGATTGTCTTTGCCTTAAAGGCCAACAACAATCCTTCACTTCTAAAGATCATGGCGGAACAGGAAATAGGCGCAGACGTTGTATCCAGGGGAGAGCTACTAGCGTCCAAAATGGCCGGTATGAAGCGAATCCTCTGGAACGGTAACGGCAAGACTCATGAGGATATTGTTCATTTCACCAACCAGGGACTGGACATTGTCTGTGTTGACTCGTTGCAGGAACTCCCTCTATGGGATGGTGTTGACGTGAAAAAGCTCCTGAGAGTCAATCCCGATGTCGATGCGAGAACCCATCCACATATATCTACAGGGCTGAGGGCTCATAAATTCGGTGTTCCTATAGAGAAGGTTGAGGGCGTGGCCGATAGAATTGACGGCCTGCATCTCCATATTGGATCGCAGATAACTGATGTTGAACCCTTTTTAGACGCATATTCAAAGGCACTTGAGTGTGCCAAGGAATTCGGTTTCAAGTACATTGACCTTGGCGGTGGCTGGGGTATCGACTACGAAGGTGAAGAACTTGATATAGAAAAGCTTCAGAAAGGCATTGCGAAACTGTTTTCCGATTTTGAAGGAAAGCTAATTTCCGAGCTCGGAAGATACATAATTGGTCCTGCTGGATATCTGGTGACCACCGTGGTAAGTGTGAAACCTTCTGAGAAGATTTTCGTCGTGACCGATGCCGGTATGAACGCTTTGATAAGGCCGGTACTTTATGATGCCCATCACAGAATACAGGTGCTTTCAGGAACAAGCAAGAGCGTTACAGCGGATGTTGTTGGCCCTCTCTGCGAAAGCGGAGACATCCTCGCAAGAAGCAGAAAGATAGAGGTGCCCATACCGGGAACAGCAATCGTTTTCGAAAACGCTGGCGCCTACGGTTTTTCCATGGCAAACAACTACAATGGAATGCCCTTGCCCGCGGAAGTGCTCGTCGACGGAGACTCTGAAAAACTCATCCGCCGAAGACAAAGCATCGAAGAGCTCTTCACAAATGTCAAAATGTAA